In Carya illinoinensis cultivar Pawnee chromosome 9, C.illinoinensisPawnee_v1, whole genome shotgun sequence, the following are encoded in one genomic region:
- the LOC122277351 gene encoding protein MIZU-KUSSEI 1, which translates to MGKIDTLRRLLPSCFFLTAQTNAATATTTTKKRLSTSLRDDLPDYTDQDIHKNQDRDSQASSTSDDSVPASINSSTTPLAQPRPSRSMVVGTIFGPRRGHVWFCVQQDRLSSRPTVLLELSILTNQLVKEMRGGLVRIALECDKAELGSCPLRSVPVWTMHCNGLKLGFAAKRKASERVRSMLKTMQSTTVGAGVIPAGFGSSGSEEIIYMRANYEHVVGNSDSESFHLINLDEYCSTGQEFSVFLLRSRNEKFL; encoded by the coding sequence ATGGGCAAGATCGACACCCTCCGTCGACTTCTCCCTTCTTGCTTCTTCCTCACCGCACAAACCAACGCCGCCACCGCCACAACTACCACCAAGAAACGCCTCAGCACCTCGCTCCGGGACGACCTACCCGACTATACTGACCAAGATATTCACAAGAATCAAGACCGAGACTCCCAGGCATCCTCCACCTCCGATGATAGCGTTCCGGCTTCCATCAACTCCAGTACTACCCCTCTTGCCCAGCCTCGCCCTTCCAGATCGATGGTGGTCGGTACCATCTTCGGGCCCCGCCGCGGCCACGTCTGGTTTTGTGTCCAACAAGACCGCCTCTCCTCCAGACCCACCGTCCTCCTCGAGCTTTCCATCTTGACCAACCAGCTCGTCAAAGAAATGCGAGGCGGGCTCGTTCGTATCGCCCTCGAGTGCGACAAGGCGGAGCTAGGCTCGTGCCCACTCCGCTCGGTTCCCGTCTGGACCATGCACTGCAACGGCCTCAAGCTCGGGTTCGCGGCAAAGAGAAAGGCAAGTGAGCGGGTCAGGTCGATGCTGAAGACCATGCAATCCACGACGGTCGGAGCAGGAGTCATACCGGCAGGGTTCGGGTCTTCGGGCTCGGAGGAGATAATTTACATGAGGGCTAATTATGAGCATGTGGTGGGGAACTCGGACTCGGAGTCgttccacctcatcaacctggACGAGTACTGCAGTACTGGTCAAGAATTCAGCGTGTTCTTGCTTAGGTCCAGGAATGAGAAATTCCTTTGA
- the LOC122277354 gene encoding mitochondrial substrate carrier family protein B-like — MNMEARVGVVVEGGQRALSSAHGSVVDRKFLQQQQQQQHSRGKHSPNHQSQIGTVQQLLAGGIAGAFSKSCTAPLARLTILFQVQGMRSDVAALSKASIWHEASRIINEEGFRAFWKGNLVTIAHRLPYSSVNFYAYERYKNLLHSIIGENRRGTTSADLCVHFVGGGLAGITAASSTYPLDLVRTRLAVQTNATYYRGICHAFHTICRDEGFRGLYKGLGATLLGVGPSIAISFSVYETLRSFWQCQRPNDSSVMVSLACGSLSGIASSTATFPLDLVRRRMQLEGAGGRARVYNTGLFGTFGHIIQNEGLRGLYRGIMPEYYKVVPGVGIVFMTYETLKTLLSQVPGSF, encoded by the exons ATGAATATGGAAGCACGAGTGGGTGTGGTTGTCGAAGGAGGGCAGAGGGCTCTTAGCTCTGCTCACGGGAGCGTCGTCGACAGGAAATttctgcagcagcagcagcagcaacagcacAGTCGCGGAAAACATTCACCAAATCATCAATCGCAGATTGGCACGGTGCAACAGCTTCTAGCTGGTGGTATTGCGGGTGCTTTCAGTAAATCCTGCACGGCCCCTCTGGCTCGCCTCACCATCCTCTTTCAG GTGCAAGGCATGCGCTCTGATGTTGCAGCACTGAGTAAGGCTAGCATATGGCATGAGGCTTCTCGAATTATCAATGAAGAAGGGTTCCGAGCCTTTTGGAAAGGCAATCTGGTTACGATTGCTCATCGTCTTCCTTATTCTTCAGTCAATTTCTATGCGTATGAACGCTACAAGAAT TTGTTGCATTCAATTATTGGGGAAAATCGTAGAGGTACTACAAGTGCGGACCTTTGTGTGCACTTTGTAGGCGGTGGATTGGCGGGGATAACAGCTGCCTCTTCCACATATCCTCTTGATCTTGTGAGGACACGACTTGCAGTACAG ACAAATGCAACTTACTACAGAGGTATCTGCCATGCATTTCATACCATTTGCAGAGATGAAGGTTTTAGGGGCTTGTATAAAGGACTAGGAGCTACACTTTTG GGTGTTGGACCAAGTATAGCTATAAGCTTTTCCGTTTATGAGACCTTGAGATCATTTTGGCAGTGTCAAAG GCCCAATGATTCCAGTGTCATGGTCAGTCTTGCTTGTGGCAGTCTTTCGGGCATTGCTTCATCAACTG CGACATTCCCTTTGGATCTTGTGAGGCGTAGGATGCAGTTGGAAGGGGCAGGTGGACGAGCCCGTGTCTATAATACTGGCTTGTTTGGGACATTTGGGCACATAATCCAGAATGAAGGCCTCCGAGGCCTGTATAGAGGGATTATGCCAGAATACTACAAGGTTGTTCCTGGGGTAGGCATTGTCTTTATGACCTATGAGACTTTAAAGACGCTTCTATCACAAGTCCCAGGAAGCTTTTAA